In the Aeromicrobium fastidiosum genome, CGGTGACCAGGACGACGGTCAGGCCCTCGGTCAGCATCGCTGCGAGCTCGGGCGTGCGTCGCTCCTCGTTGCCCTCGAAGTACGAGACGACGCGTCCGCCGATCTCGACGCCCAGGTCGGACGCGAGTCGCTTGAGCCGGCGGGTGTCCTCGGCCGCGACGACGTCGGCGGAGACCAGGGCGTCCGCGAGGCGTCCGCTGGCGTCGGCGACCTGTCCGATGGGCGTCGCGGCGAGGATCAGCATGCCGGCCAGTCTGGCACCCGGCCGGCCTCCCGGCCTGGGCGGTGCGTATGCCACGTTCTGGAAGCGAATCTGCGCTCGTACGGTGGCAGATCCACCGCTGAGGCCGGGAGACGCGGGCGATTCAGACGGTGACCGGCTGGAAGAGCGACGCCCATCGGCGGCCGAAGACCGGGGCCGGCCCGTTGTATCCGCGGTGGACCAGCTGATCGTGGAGCGCCAGGACCAACGACCGCGGCCGCGCGAGCCGCTCGTTGGTGACCTGGTGGTAGTCCCAGCCGATCCGGCGGAAGCCGGCATAGCGGTCGATGTCGCGCGCGAACTGCCGGATGTCGAGGGCGTGCTGCCTGCCCTCGTACTCCACCACCAGGCGCCAGAGGCGATAGACCAGATCGCCGATGCCGACCAACGTCCCGGCGGCGTCGCGAACGTCGACGTTGACTTCTGGCCGCGGCAGGCCGGCGAAGACGACGACGGCCCGCGTCTCGGACTCCTTGGTCGACCGCGCCCGTCCGTCGAGGTGAGCCGCCACGACCGTCGCCTGGGCTGCGCCCGACCGCCACGGGAGATTCGGACGAACTCGGCCAGGGGTCGTCCTCATGTGATCGTTGCTCAGCAGCCAGTCGCCGATGATGATCAGGTCGATCATCCGCTCGGTGGCGGCCAGCGCGACGAACGCTGCCTCGGCGCACACGCCCGTCGGGCCGGACGGTGGCATCCGCTTCGTCCGGTGCAGCACGATGCCGTCGACGTCGAGATGGAGATCGCGGGCCACGACGAAGTGCAACGGCTCGAGCCTGCCGTGCTCCATCCCCAGCTCACGCAGTCGGGTCGAGTGCGTCGTCCGTGCGTCCGATGGCAGATTGCGACGCGCAGCGGCGATCTGCTCATCCGGTGGCAGCTCCAGATCAGCGAGGCAGTACACACGCGGATAGACCTGCCTGAAGCGTGCGTGTTCGAGCATCCGCGGCGTGATGCCGGCTCGGCTGGCCTCGTCCAGGCTGAACGTCCGACCGGCGAGATGGTCGGGGACGGGAGTGGGAGTTCGCATGCTCCATCCGAAACGGTGCGAACGCAGGCCGGCCACGGTCCCAGCCGCGGCTGTGGACGTCCGGGGCTGCAACACCGCCTGTGGACCAGGCTCAGGGGTGGATGGACCACCGTCTGAGCCGGCAGCGGCACCTATCCGGTGGCAGATCCACCGCCCCCGCCGGGACAGTGGCTCATGCACACCGGGGGCGGGTGCACCTAGGCTGTTCGGCGTGACGGTCCTGGAACGCATCCCCCACCGCGTCTGGGGGTGGATCGGCCCCCTCGGCATCACGGTGCTGGCATTCGTGCTGCGCGTCTGGAACGTCGGCTACCCCAACGCCTTCGTGTTCGACGAGACGTACTACGCCAAGGACGCCTGGTCGCTGCTGCAGCACGGCTACGTGCAGGACTTCACCGAGACCGCCAACGCCCAGATCGTCAAGGGCGACCTGACCGGCATCATGACCGGCGAGCCGTCGTGGATCGTGCACCCCGACGGCGGCAAGTGGCTCATCGCGCTCGGCGAGCAGGCATTCGGCTTCGACTCCTTCGGGTGGCGCATCTCGGGCGTCGTGATCGGCGCGCTCACGGTGCTGGTGCTGGCCCGCCTGGTGCTGAGGATGACCGGATCGGTCGTGGTGTCGTGCATCGCGGCGCTGCTGCTGACGGTCGACGGCATGCACTTCGTGATGTCCCGTCTGGCGCTGCTCGACATCTTCCTGGCGTTCTGGATCGTGTGCGGCGTGGCCTGCGTCGTGGCCGACCGCGACTGGATCCGCAGTCGCCTCGACCGGTACCGGTTCGTGCGGCCGTGGCAGCTGCTCGCCGGCGTGAGCTTCGGGATGGCCTGCGCCACCAAGTGGAGCGGTGTCTACGCACTCGCAGCGTTCGGCGTGCTCGCCGTCGTGTGGGAGGTCATGGCCCGGCGCAAGGCAGGTCCGAGCCACGGATGGCTGCGCCGCACCCTGACGGTCGGCGTGCCGGCCTTCGGCTCGATCGTCGTCGTGGCCCTGCTCGTCTACCTCGTGACCTGGACCGGGTTCCTGCTGCACCACGAGGTGTACGAGGCCCGCTTCGGGCACGGCTACGGCGACTACTCGGCACCGTGGGGGTCCTACGTCGACCGTCCGACGACGGGCTTCCTGGGCGAGACCCGCGACGCGTTCCGGTCGCTGTGGCACTTCCACGTCATGACCTACGGGTTCCACACCAGCGACCTGAACTCGGCCACGCACCCCTACCAGTCCAATCCGGCCTCGTGGCTCCTGCAGCTGCGCCCGGTCGGGGCGGACGCCCGCTTCGACCTGCCTGCCTCGACCCGGTGCGGACAGGCCGAGGGCAGCACGTGCATCCGCGAGATCCTGATCCTCGGCAACCCCGTCATCTGGTGGAGCGGCGTGCTGGCGCTGGTCGCCGCCTTCCCGCTGTGGCTGCGCACCTGGTCGTGGACGTGGGCCGTCCCGATCGTCGCGGTGCTGGTGAGCTGGCTGCCGTGGTTCCGGTTCGATGACCGTCCGATCTTCTCGTTCTACGCCGTCGCGTTCGTGCCGTTCACGATCGTGGCGATCTGCCTGGTCATCCACTGGCTGCTGGGCCTCGCGACGACTCCCCGGCTCAGGTACGGCATCGGTCTCGCGGTGGGCGCGTTTGTGGTCGCCGCGGTCGTCTCGTTCTGGTTCTTCCACCCCGTCTACACCGACGACCTGATCCCGTACGACTCGTGGCGCGACCGCATGTGGTTGTCGCGCTGGATCTGACCCCGGGGCGACACCGCTCGGCGGAGTGCGGCACCGGCGTTGATAATGGTCGGGCACGTGCTCGGACGACATCGGAGGGGATTGGTCGTGACCACGCACCGCAGACGTCGTCGTGCTGCGCTCACCGCCGTTGCGCTCGGCGCTGCCTGGCTGGGGATGGCCCCGTCGCCGGTCGCTGCTGCCGAGTGCCCGCAGCAGCTGCCTTCGTGCATCGTCGTCTCCGTCGTCTCGACGTCGGGCGGTCAGACCACGGTGCTGACCGAGTACACCGTGTCGCCGGCCGACCTGCAGCCGCTCACCGACGAGGCCCTCAACGCCAAGCCCTACGCGCTGCGCAAGAACCCGGCGTCGAAGGGCGGCAAGGTCGACACGCGCCCCATCGCCCAGGGCCAGCGGGTGACGGTCAACACGCTGCTGAAGACCCTCGACCCGAACCTGCTCGGCACGGCGACCTATCTCGAGACGCCCAATGCCGCTGGCGTCCCGGCGGTGCTCTCACCGGCCGACCTCGCCGATCCTGACGCCCCCGACGACACCGACGGTGACGGCCAGCCCGACACCGTCTACCCCTTCGTCGACCGGCTCGCGCCTGCGGTGTTCGTGACGCCCAGCGGCCGCCTGGGCTACATCCGGCCCCTGCGCGACGCGGATGAGGACACCAACGCGTCCGACTACTTCCAGGTGACCGGGCGGCTCGACCTGACGGTGCACACGACCGGCAGCCTCCTGGCACCGTCCGTCACGTCGAGCAACGGCACCGAGCTCGACCTCGACGGCCGGACGACGTTCTCGGTCACGTTCGCCGAGAAGCCGCGGACGCGGGTCGTCAGCACGACGTGGGACTTCGGCGACGGATCCGTCAAGGGCACCAAGCGCGAGAAGCCGTCCAAGTCGTATGCCGAACGGGGCACCTACGCGGTCGCGGTCGCGGTGCGGACGAGCGACGGGTCGTACGGCCGGTCGGCACCGGTCGAGGTCAAGGTCGCGAAGCCGCCCAAGGCACCGACGAGCGGCTCCGGCGGCGGCGACGGGCTGGGCGGTGGTGGCGGGTTGCCCGCTCCGTACGACCCGTTCGACGGCGGCCTCGACGTGCCCCAAGACGTCCCGGAAGAACTCGCGCCCGACGACGTCCCCGAGGACGTGCCGTCCGCACCCGTCGACGACGGCCTCGAACCGGTCGAGGGATACGTGCTCGCCGGGGCCGAGCTCGTCCCCGGCGGTACCCCCGAGTCGATCCCGGGCACCCAGTCGTCGACGGCTCCCGCCCCGGCCACCCAAGCATCCACCCGTCAGCGCATCGCGACCTGGACAGTGGCCGCACTCGCAGTGCTGCTGCTGGTGGGCGTGGGCGCTGCCAGCGAGAGCCGCTGGCTCCGACACCGACTGCGCCACCTCAGGAGAGCCGCATGAGCGACACGATCTACGACATCATCTTCCGCGTCGCGGAGGTGCTCGAGCTGCCGGTGGTCATCCTGACGCTGCTGGCCCTCGCCACAACCCTGGTCGAGGTGGGTGCCTTCATCGCCGAGCTCGTCAAGCGGCGCGGGCGCACGTTCGCGCAGCTGTCGAAGGCCGGTGCGTCGGCGCGCCGCGCCGTGGACGAGAAGCGGTACGACGAGGCCCGGGCGCTGCTGCAGACCGCCGCGTGGAGCACGCCGGTCGGCAAGGCGTTCACGGTGCTCGTCGACGCCGTCGCCCAGCCCGGAGCCGACACCCGCATCGCCAAGGAGCTCGCCGACTTCGACTTCGGCCGGCAGGCCCGACTCTCCCGCACCCGCCTGCTGGTGCGCCTCGGCCCCGCGCTGGGCCTGATGGGCACGCTGATACCTCTCGCCCCTGCGCTCGACGGCCTGGCCCGCGGCGACGTCGACGCGCTCACCGAGAACCTGCGCCTCGCCTTCAGCATCACGGTGCTGGGCATCCTGATCGGCGTGATCGCCCTGGCACTGTCGCTGTTCCGCGAACGACGGTACGGGCAGGACTTCTCCGATCTCGAGTACGTCGCGGCGATCCTGACCGACGACGGATCGGCAGCCGCGTCGATCGCGGCTCCTGCGCCGGCGTCGTCGACCGCTCCTGCCTCGGCCACCGCTCCCCTGCCGTCCCTGGTGCCACCTGCCCCGCCCACGCCAGCGGGTCCGACACCGGCTCCGGCTCCGAAGGACCCCGGAGGTACCTCGTGATCAAGGTGACGCCGCGTGCGCGCGTGCACCAGGACCGCGCGGGTGACCCGCTCGACGGCCTGGTCAACATGTTCGACATCGGCATCGTGCTGGCGGTCGGGTTCCTCCTCGCGGCGCTGTCGTCGCTGGGCCTGTCGGACGCGGTCAACGAGAACGGCCTGACCAAGCCGACGCTCGACTCGATCCCGCTCAAGCCCGGCCAGACCCTCGAGCCGGTGCCGAGCGAGGGCGTCAAGACGGAGGGCCGGGGCACACCGGTCGGCACGGTCTACCGTCTCGCCGACGGCCGTCTGGTCTACGTGACCGGCGACGGGTCCACGGCTCCCGTCAGCCCCGACGCCGGCTCGTCCGACCCCGACACCGCGCCCGACCAGGACGAGCAGCCCGACGACGTGCCGGACGAGCTGACGCCCGACCTGCAGGGCGAGCTGCCGGCCCCCGACTTTCCGACCACGGCCCCGTAGGACGCAGCTACCCGGTGGCCGGTCGCCTGACCGCCGCCCCGTCGAGCACCATGCCGACGATCCAGGCGATGTCGGCGGCTGCCGCGACCGGTGGCCGCGACGGGCGGGTCAAGGACGACAGCACGAGGCGCACCATCGCCTCGACGACGGTACGCAGCTCGTCGGCGTCGAGACCGGTCGGCGGGTACAGCTCGTCGATGGTCTGCTGCACCACCATGACGGCGGCGTCGACGATCTCGCCGGACTCGGTCGTCAGGATGGTCAGGAAGTCGTTGTCGCGCGATGCAGGAGCCGTGCCGACGATCGTGCGGACGAGCAGGCTCTCCTCGCCCAGCTGCAGGGTGCCCTCGCAGGCCGCCCGGATGCCGTCGAGGATGTCGGCCTCGGCCCGCATGCGGGTGCTCACGACGGTCAGGAACCGCTGCAGCTCGCGCAGGGCCAGGTGCTCGGCCAGGCCGTGCTTGGTGCCGAACTCGTTGTAGACGGTCTGGCGGCTGACGCCCGCGGCACCGGCCACGCCCGACATCGTGACCGCCGCCCACCCCGACGACTCAATGACCGCCTGCGCGGCGTCGAGCAGCCGTTCGCGCACCGGGGTGCGCGAGGGCTCGGTCACGGGGCCTGGACGTCGACGGTCATGGCGTCCAGCCTCGCACCTGCGGCGATCCACCCGCGAGCCGACCTGACGTCGCGGGGACGTCCGATCGAGACGGCTCCGCGCACCACGCCGTCGTCGAGGAGGTAGGCGATGAAGTCGCGCTCGGCCAGCGAGCCGTCGACGACCAGGTCGTGCGAACCCTCCGGCCAACCGGCGACCTGGAGGTTGAGGCCGTACTGGTCGGACCAGCACCACGGCACCTCCGCGAAGGGCTCGTCACCTCCGGCCATGACCTTGCCGACCGCGGTGCCGTGGTTCTGCGCGCCCTGCCAATGCTCGACGCGATGGCGGCCGCCCAGCACGGGGCGTGGCTGGTTGGCGACGTCGCCGGCCGCGAACACGCCCTCGAGCGAGGTGCGGCCGAGGGCGTCGACGAGGATGCCGCCGCCGTCGCCGGACGATGCCAGGGCGATGCCGGCGCGCTCGGCCAGCTCGGTGCACGGCTCCATGCCGACCGCCACGACCGCGACGCTCGCGGTCCACGTGCGTCCGTCGCTGGCGCGGACGACCGTGCCGTCGCCGGTGTCGACGATCGACTCCACCGTCACGCCGGTGTGCAGCTCGGTGCCTTCGCGACGGTGGATGTCGACGTACATCTCACCGAGCTCGGGTGGCAGGAGCCTCGGCAGCGGCAGATCGGCGGTCTCGAGCAGCGTGACCTCGCAGCCCGCCCCGCGCGCGCTGGCGGCGATCTCCGAGCCGATCAGCCCGGCTCCGACGATGACGACCGACGCTCCCGCGGCGAGCTCGGCCGCGAGGCGCGGGACGTCGGCGAGACCGCGCAACGTCCGCACGCCCGAGGCGTCCCACGGGTTGCGCGCCCGGCCACCTGTCGCGAGGAGCAGCTGCTCGAACGGCAGCGCCTCGCCGTCGTCCAGCACGACAGCACGGCTGGGGGCGTCGATCTCGACGGCGCGACGCCCGGTCATGAGGGTGATGCCGTGGTCGGCGTACCACTCGGCCTTCTTGATGCGGATCTCGTCGGCCGTCTTGTCGCCGCGGACGATCTCCTTGGAGACCGGCGGTCGGCGGTAGGGCAGCTCGGGCTCGTCGCCCACGAGGTGCACCGCGCCTTCGTAGCCGGCTGCCCGCATGGCGGCGGCCGCGCTGACCCCCGCGATGCCCGTGCCGACGATGACGGTGCGTGTCATCGGCGGCTCAGAGCTCGACCATCACGAAGTCGGCCTTGGCCGCACCGCAGTCGGGGCACGTCCAGTCGTCGGGGATGTCGTCCCACCTGGTACCCGGTGCGATGTCCTCCTCGGGCCAGCCCTCGGCCTCGTCGTAGACGAATCCGCACTGCTGGCACTCGAAACGCTTCATGACGGGTCTCCTGTGGTGGGGGTGGCGGCGCGGGTCTCGGCGGCGATGATGTGGCCGTCCTGGTCGTTGCGGACGAACTGCTCGATCGGCAGGAAGTCGACCTGCTCGCGCACGCCGCAGTCGGGGCACGTCCAGTCGGGGTCGATGTCGGCGAAGGCCGTGCCGGCTGCCCAGCCCTCGCGGGGGTTGCCGGTCGTCTCGTCGTAGACGTACTCGCAGTTGGGGCAGATGAACCGTGCCATCTCAGGCGACCTTCCCGTACCGGCGCTCGTAGGCGGCGGCCGTGCGTGGGTGCAGGTTGGTGCGGGACAGGTCGCCGTCGTAGTGGCGCACGACCTTGTCGTCCATGATGCGGCGCCAGACCTGCGGGACCCAGCTCAGCACGATCATCCCGGCGTAGCCCGTCGGCAGCACGGGGGCCTCCTTGAAGTCGCGCAGCGCCTGGTAGCGACGCGTGGGGTTGGCGTGGTGGTCGCTGTGCCGCTGGAGGTGGTAGAGCAGGACGTTGGTGCCGATGTTGTTGGAGTTCCAGCTGTGGCTCGGGTTGACCCGCTCGTAGCGGCCCGACTCGAGCCTCTGGCGCTTCATGCCGTAGTGCTCGAGGTAGTTGACCGACTCGAGCAGCCAGATGCCCGCGACGGCCTGCAGCACGAGGTACGGGAAGATCTGCCAGCCGAAGGCGATCATCAGCCCGCCCCACAGCACGACCGAGAACGCCCAGGCGTTGAGCACGTCGTTCTTGAGCGACCAGTGGGACGTCTTGAGACGTCCGAAGCGCTTCTTCTCCAGGCTCCACGCACTCTTCAGGCTGCCGACGACGGTGCGCGGCATGAACTCCCACACGGTCTCGCCGAGGCGACCGCTCGCGGGGTCCTCCGGGGTGGCGACGCGGACGTGGTGGCCGCGGTTGTGCTCGATGAAGAAGTGGCCGTAGAACGTCTGGGCGAGGGCGGCGCGAGCGAACCAGCGCTCGTACTCCTCCTTCTTGTGGCCCAGCTCGTGCGCCGTGTTGATGCCGATGCCCGCCACCATGCCGAGGCCGAGGGCCAGCCCGATGCGCGCCGCGACCGACAGCGGCTCGTCGATGCCGGGCAGCGTGCCGCCGCCGAGCAGGTAGCTGCCCCAGATCAGTCCGCCGATCTGCGCCGGGATGAACAGGTAGGTCACCCAGCGGTAGTAGCGGTCGTCCTCGAGCTGCTCGAGCACCTCGTCGGGCGGGTTCTCGCCGTCACGACCGGCGACGAGGTCGGCGAGCGGCACGATGACGAACAGGAAGAACGGGCCGAAGTACCACACCACGGTCGACCCGGTGAGGACGTGCAACCCCCACATGCTCACGGGGATCAGCGGCACGATCGCCCCGATGATCCACAGGTATCGCTTGCGGTCACGCCACTGGACGGTCGTGCCGTCGACGGTTGCCTCGATCGTCATGATGCTCCTTCACGCGCCTCGGGAGCGGCGCTTTACAAGAAGGTAGCAAATGTAAAGTTTGCTGGCAAGTATCCGTCGAACCGGCACCGCGGCGTCACTCCGGGCACCCGAGATGCCAGGAGTGACGCCGTGCGCTCAGCCGACGAGCTTGACCGTCGAGCAGTCCGGGCTGCCCGGGGCCGTCACGTCGGTCTTGGCGACCTGGACGCCCAACAGCTTGAACACGGGGTAGATCAGCGCGGAGAGCAGCTTGTCGATGGGGCCGTTGGCCGCCACGAGAGGGTTGATGATCGTGTTGATGATGCCGCCGAGGAGCGGATTGATGATGGCCCCGAGGACGTCACCGACGAACGTGCCGTCCATCAGGCCGATCTTGGAGTCGGAGATCGCCAGGCCGAGCACCCCGGATCCTGAGACCGATCGCGTGGTGACGGTCGGTGGCGTGAACGTGAGATCGGTCGGTCCACCCACGGCACCGGTCGCCGTGAGCTTCGACTTCACCGACAGGAGCGCATCGCCGAACAGGAGGCCGAGATTCTGCAGCACCCCGACGTTCAACGTGCCGACTCCGAGGACCGCCCCGGTCTTGGCGGTGATGACGGCTCCGCTCGGGGACCCGCACGCGATGCTCTTGAGCGTGGCCTCGCCGCGTCCCATCTCGAGGTCGAGCTCCATCACGACGGAGGCGGCACCGATGCTGAGCGGGTCGACGGTCGACTTGACGTGGACCTTGACCTGGGCGCTCTTGGCCGTGATGCCGGCCTTGCCACAGGCGATCTGCGGCGGCTCGACGATGATGGCCGTGAGGTCCAGGAGCCGCTCGGCCCCGGGCAGGCCCACGCCGAGGTTCTTGACGTTGAGGGCGTTGGTGCCGTTGGACGCGAAGACCGCCGCCGTCACGAGGTCGAACACGTTGACCAGGGCCGACAGCCCTGCGGAGTTGGCGGTCTCGAGGTTGAGGATCTTGCCGATGTCGACTGTTCCTCCCGAGATCTGCAGGCCGATCGCCTGCAGCGCTGCCGCCTGGACGGTGTAGCCGTTCTTCGACAGCGCAGTGGCCGTGGCCAGCACGAAGTCCCGGGTGCTGACGGTCGTGGCCAGCACCGCCTGCGGCGTGCCGACGCCCAGGGCGACAGCCAGGTCGGCCAACGGCACCACGGTGTCCTTGACGGTCAGCAGCCCCGCCGGGCTCAGCACGTTGAGCTGCGTCTTGAGGATCAGGTCGAGCAGGGGGCCCAGGGCACCGGTCGAGCTGTTCAGCGACAGCTCGCTCGACGAGGCCGAGAAGCACATCGTCGGATCGGCGCTCGTCGCGACGGCCGGGCGCGCGGCCTTGCCGTCGCCGGGCGCGAAGGCGAAGCCCACCGAGGTCGCCGCGATGACCTGCACGGCCGTCGGAACGGCACCGCCCGACACCGGCGTGAAGACACCCGTCGTGTTGCTGACCGTGCCGAGGGCCACGGTCAACGTCGGCGGGCGGCCGACGGTCTTGTTCTGCTCGACCGCCTGGGTCTTGACCGCTGCGAACTTGGGGTCGGCGAGGATCACCGATGCCGTGCGGCCCTTGAGCTGGCGGGCGAGGTCCATCGCCGCGGAGTCCGCCAGCGACTGCATGTCACGGCGCGCCACGCGCTGGGTGCCGAGGTCGACGGCGAACGCCGTGAACGTCAGCACCACCGTCATGAGCAGCACCGCCATCACCAGGATCGCGCCGCGCTCGTCGCGCTCGTCACGTCGCGTCATGTCAGTTCACCTCGACCACGGACGTGTAGGTGAGGTTCTGCGGCAGGGTGACACCCAGACCCGGGAACGACGGCACCAGCGGGTTGGCGCGGTAGGCGTGCGTCACGGTGACGACCGCGCACCGGCGTGTCGCATCAGCAGGGCACGCGACGTTGGGCTGGATGCTGCAGGTGCCGTCGGTCGAGCTGCCGTGCACGAGGTTGGTGCCGGAGCAGGTCACGCCGTAACCGCCCAGGGCGTCGTTGATCGCCGTCCGGGACTTGGTCGTCTTGGTGGCGGTGTCCATGCCCGACGGCACGATCGCCACCGCCCGCGCACCCTCGCTCGCGGCCTGCCCGAGCGCCTGGCGATAGCTCAGCATGTAGCCGTAGCTGACGATGCCGAAGACCAGTGCCACGAACACCGGCAGCACCAGCGCGAACTCGACCATCGCCGCACCTCGTTCACGCTCGGACCGCCGTGATGGGGACCCCTCCGGCCGCACGATCCCCGGGGATCTGGCGAGGGAGCGCCGGGCCGAAGAGGCCTCCATCACGGCGGTCATCCGTTGCTCGCATAAGCAGTGACGACCGACGGAGCGAGGACGATGATGAACAGGACAGGCAGGACGCAGACCATCAGCGGGATCAGGATCTTGACCGGGACCTTCTGCGCCCTGGCCTCGGCCCGCATGCGCCGTGCGAGCCGCATCTCCTTGGCCTGGCTGCGCACGACCGACGCCACCGAGATGCCGTACTCCTCCGCCTGGACGATCGACTTGGCGAAGCCCCGCACGTCGTCCACCGACGTGCGATCGGCCAACGCGGTGTACGCGTCGCGGCGGGACATCCCGAGCGAGACGTCCTGCAGCAACCGGACGAACTCGTCGACGAGCGGACCCTCTCCCACCTCGGCGACCTTGATCAGCGCCTGCTCGAAGCCGACGCCCGCCTCGATCGAGATGACGATCTGGTCGAGCAGGTCCGGCAGCGTCTTCTGCATCTCCTCCTGGCGCTTGACGCCACGGTTGTAGATCAGCAGGTCGGGCACGAAGTAGCCCAGGACGATCACTGCCAGGGCGACCAGCAGGACGAAGGGCGACGACCACTTCGATACGATGACGACCGCGAAGAACAGTCCCACCGCAGCGCCCGCGGGCTTGAGCACGATGATCCGCTGCAGCGTCCAGCCGACCGGACGTCCGGCCAGCACGATGTTGCGCTCGATCCGTCGCACCAGCGTCGGTGCCGTGAGGCGGGCGAACAGGCCATCGGCCGAGACGTCCGACCGGATGCGCTTCCACGCGCTCTCGGTCGCGGCCTCGGGGGCGGCCAGCATGCGGACGCGCTTCTGCACGCCCCGACCGGGCAGCACCAGGACGCCACCGGCGGTCGCAGCCATGAGCGCGGCGCCTGCGAGGAGGAGGACTCCGATGATCAACATGGCAACCCCTCAGAACTCGATGTTCACGATGGATCGCATCCACAGGCCGCCGAGGAGGTACAGGACGGCGCTGCCGAGCAGCAGCAGCTTGCCGATCCCGGTGGCGACGAACAACGACATCGTGTCGGCGCTGACGAGCATGTAGTAGATACCGATGCACACCGGCAGTCCCATCAGGATGACGGCCGACAGGCGACCCTCGGCCGACAGGGACATCACCTGCATCCGCACGTGCAGGCGCTCGCGGATCGTCTCGGCCACCTGGTCGAGGATCTCGTTGAGGTTGCCGCCGGTCTCCCGCTGCGCCGAGATCGCCCCGGCGACCCACCTGAAGTCGGTCGACTGCATGCGCTCGGCCACGGCCTCCAGCGACTCCACGAGATCGCGACCCAGCCGGTTCTCGTTGACGACGCGAGCCAGCTCC is a window encoding:
- a CDS encoding NAD(P)/FAD-dependent oxidoreductase, producing the protein MTRTVIVGTGIAGVSAAAAMRAAGYEGAVHLVGDEPELPYRRPPVSKEIVRGDKTADEIRIKKAEWYADHGITLMTGRRAVEIDAPSRAVVLDDGEALPFEQLLLATGGRARNPWDASGVRTLRGLADVPRLAAELAAGASVVIVGAGLIGSEIAASARGAGCEVTLLETADLPLPRLLPPELGEMYVDIHRREGTELHTGVTVESIVDTGDGTVVRASDGRTWTASVAVVAVGMEPCTELAERAGIALASSGDGGGILVDALGRTSLEGVFAAGDVANQPRPVLGGRHRVEHWQGAQNHGTAVGKVMAGGDEPFAEVPWCWSDQYGLNLQVAGWPEGSHDLVVDGSLAERDFIAYLLDDGVVRGAVSIGRPRDVRSARGWIAAGARLDAMTVDVQAP
- a CDS encoding PKD domain-containing protein, giving the protein MTTHRRRRRAALTAVALGAAWLGMAPSPVAAAECPQQLPSCIVVSVVSTSGGQTTVLTEYTVSPADLQPLTDEALNAKPYALRKNPASKGGKVDTRPIAQGQRVTVNTLLKTLDPNLLGTATYLETPNAAGVPAVLSPADLADPDAPDDTDGDGQPDTVYPFVDRLAPAVFVTPSGRLGYIRPLRDADEDTNASDYFQVTGRLDLTVHTTGSLLAPSVTSSNGTELDLDGRTTFSVTFAEKPRTRVVSTTWDFGDGSVKGTKREKPSKSYAERGTYAVAVAVRTSDGSYGRSAPVEVKVAKPPKAPTSGSGGGDGLGGGGGLPAPYDPFDGGLDVPQDVPEELAPDDVPEDVPSAPVDDGLEPVEGYVLAGAELVPGGTPESIPGTQSSTAPAPATQASTRQRIATWTVAALAVLLLVGVGAASESRWLRHRLRHLRRAA
- a CDS encoding alkane 1-monooxygenase, yielding MTIEATVDGTTVQWRDRKRYLWIIGAIVPLIPVSMWGLHVLTGSTVVWYFGPFFLFVIVPLADLVAGRDGENPPDEVLEQLEDDRYYRWVTYLFIPAQIGGLIWGSYLLGGGTLPGIDEPLSVAARIGLALGLGMVAGIGINTAHELGHKKEEYERWFARAALAQTFYGHFFIEHNRGHHVRVATPEDPASGRLGETVWEFMPRTVVGSLKSAWSLEKKRFGRLKTSHWSLKNDVLNAWAFSVVLWGGLMIAFGWQIFPYLVLQAVAGIWLLESVNYLEHYGMKRQRLESGRYERVNPSHSWNSNNIGTNVLLYHLQRHSDHHANPTRRYQALRDFKEAPVLPTGYAGMIVLSWVPQVWRRIMDDKVVRHYDGDLSRTNLHPRTAAAYERRYGKVA
- a CDS encoding rubredoxin, with amino-acid sequence MKRFECQQCGFVYDEAEGWPEEDIAPGTRWDDIPDDWTCPDCGAAKADFVMVEL
- a CDS encoding rubredoxin → MARFICPNCEYVYDETTGNPREGWAAGTAFADIDPDWTCPDCGVREQVDFLPIEQFVRNDQDGHIIAAETRAATPTTGDPS
- a CDS encoding TetR/AcrR family transcriptional regulator, which encodes MTEPSRTPVRERLLDAAQAVIESSGWAAVTMSGVAGAAGVSRQTVYNEFGTKHGLAEHLALRELQRFLTVVSTRMRAEADILDGIRAACEGTLQLGEESLLVRTIVGTAPASRDNDFLTILTTESGEIVDAAVMVVQQTIDELYPPTGLDADELRTVVEAMVRLVLSSLTRPSRPPVAAAADIAWIVGMVLDGAAVRRPATG
- a CDS encoding MotA/TolQ/ExbB proton channel family protein, whose product is MSDTIYDIIFRVAEVLELPVVILTLLALATTLVEVGAFIAELVKRRGRTFAQLSKAGASARRAVDEKRYDEARALLQTAAWSTPVGKAFTVLVDAVAQPGADTRIAKELADFDFGRQARLSRTRLLVRLGPALGLMGTLIPLAPALDGLARGDVDALTENLRLAFSITVLGILIGVIALALSLFRERRYGQDFSDLEYVAAILTDDGSAAASIAAPAPASSTAPASATAPLPSLVPPAPPTPAGPTPAPAPKDPGGTS
- a CDS encoding dolichyl-phosphate-mannose--protein mannosyltransferase gives rise to the protein MTVLERIPHRVWGWIGPLGITVLAFVLRVWNVGYPNAFVFDETYYAKDAWSLLQHGYVQDFTETANAQIVKGDLTGIMTGEPSWIVHPDGGKWLIALGEQAFGFDSFGWRISGVVIGALTVLVLARLVLRMTGSVVVSCIAALLLTVDGMHFVMSRLALLDIFLAFWIVCGVACVVADRDWIRSRLDRYRFVRPWQLLAGVSFGMACATKWSGVYALAAFGVLAVVWEVMARRKAGPSHGWLRRTLTVGVPAFGSIVVVALLVYLVTWTGFLLHHEVYEARFGHGYGDYSAPWGSYVDRPTTGFLGETRDAFRSLWHFHVMTYGFHTSDLNSATHPYQSNPASWLLQLRPVGADARFDLPASTRCGQAEGSTCIREILILGNPVIWWSGVLALVAAFPLWLRTWSWTWAVPIVAVLVSWLPWFRFDDRPIFSFYAVAFVPFTIVAICLVIHWLLGLATTPRLRYGIGLAVGAFVVAAVVSFWFFHPVYTDDLIPYDSWRDRMWLSRWI
- a CDS encoding DUF2149 domain-containing protein, encoding MIKVTPRARVHQDRAGDPLDGLVNMFDIGIVLAVGFLLAALSSLGLSDAVNENGLTKPTLDSIPLKPGQTLEPVPSEGVKTEGRGTPVGTVYRLADGRLVYVTGDGSTAPVSPDAGSSDPDTAPDQDEQPDDVPDELTPDLQGELPAPDFPTTAP